A region of Allocoleopsis franciscana PCC 7113 DNA encodes the following proteins:
- the murA gene encoding UDP-N-acetylglucosamine 1-carboxyvinyltransferase, whose product MQRNSLILEDRPINHSLSLTDSHSLPEEDKSVLQIWGGNPLHGHVKISGAKNSALAIMAGAILCPDDCRLRNVPSLVDVARMSQILAALGLKIERNGDTLDIDARHLQQSQAPYELVSQLRASFFVIGPVLARLGAARVPLPGGCAIGARPVDLHVRGLQAMGAEVHIDHGMVHAYVPGRNPKLKGAKIYLDYPSVGATETLMMAATLAEGETTLENAAQEPEVVDLANFCRAMGARIRGAGTNTIVISGVPNLHSVDYPIIPDRIEAGTFLVAGAITHSEITISPVVPDHLTAVIAKLQDIGAKVIAEEPNCLRLVPGRLRATDIETLPYPGFPTDMQAPFMALLTKSEGDSVITETVFENRLGHVAELNRMGADIRVKGKHALIRGVSMLSGAPVVATDLRASAALVIAALAADGKTTIQRLHHLDRGYYDLEGKLRQLGAKIERVQDKTDAGVEADQTLTAPSQILTPPQMQS is encoded by the coding sequence ATGCAAAGGAATTCCCTGATTCTGGAGGATAGACCCATCAATCACTCTCTCAGCCTGACAGATAGCCACTCTTTACCCGAAGAAGACAAATCCGTGTTACAGATTTGGGGCGGAAATCCCCTACACGGTCATGTCAAAATTAGTGGAGCCAAAAACTCGGCCTTAGCCATCATGGCGGGGGCTATACTTTGTCCTGATGATTGCCGACTGCGTAATGTGCCCTCTCTGGTAGACGTGGCACGAATGAGCCAGATTTTAGCGGCTCTAGGTCTGAAGATAGAACGTAACGGTGACACCCTAGACATTGATGCTCGTCACCTCCAACAGTCCCAAGCGCCTTACGAATTGGTCAGCCAGCTACGAGCTAGTTTCTTTGTGATTGGTCCGGTGCTGGCGCGATTGGGAGCGGCGCGTGTCCCTTTACCAGGGGGTTGTGCCATTGGTGCTAGACCCGTAGACCTCCATGTCCGGGGTTTACAAGCGATGGGAGCAGAGGTACACATCGATCATGGCATGGTTCATGCCTATGTTCCTGGACGAAACCCCAAATTAAAAGGGGCAAAAATTTACCTGGACTACCCCAGTGTGGGAGCCACGGAAACCCTGATGATGGCGGCAACATTAGCCGAAGGCGAAACAACGCTGGAAAACGCCGCCCAGGAGCCAGAAGTTGTAGATTTGGCGAATTTCTGTCGAGCCATGGGAGCCAGGATTCGCGGTGCTGGCACAAACACCATTGTCATTTCCGGTGTTCCCAACTTACACTCGGTGGACTACCCGATTATTCCTGACCGCATTGAGGCAGGAACCTTTTTAGTGGCTGGAGCCATTACCCACTCTGAAATCACCATCTCTCCTGTTGTGCCCGATCATCTTACGGCTGTCATTGCTAAGCTACAAGACATTGGAGCTAAGGTGATTGCCGAGGAACCCAATTGCCTGCGGCTTGTGCCAGGACGACTCCGGGCAACGGATATTGAAACCTTGCCTTATCCAGGCTTTCCGACAGATATGCAAGCGCCGTTTATGGCACTCTTAACCAAGAGTGAAGGAGACAGCGTGATTACCGAAACGGTTTTTGAGAATCGTCTGGGTCATGTTGCTGAGTTAAATCGCATGGGCGCAGATATTCGTGTGAAAGGGAAACATGCCCTAATCCGAGGGGTATCGATGTTATCCGGTGCTCCTGTTGTTGCCACAGACTTACGAGCCTCAGCTGCGTTGGTGATAGCTGCGCTAGCGGCTGATGGAAAAACAACGATTCAGCGCCTGCACCATTTAGATCGGGGTTACTATGACTTGGAAGGGAAATTGCGGCAATTGGGAGCGAAAATTGAGCGCGTGCAGGATAAGACCGATGCAGGGGTTGAAGCCGATCAGACGTTGACGGCTCCAAGCCAGATTCTTACGCCACCGCAGATGCAGTCATAA
- a CDS encoding peptidylprolyl isomerase → MQIKIQRWLSILLIVVGLVMGGCSTQEATPLKSSNPKAAETASAPAAERPSSQQSNLPRLDGKATVVLKVKGSPITIEVDGTNAPITAGNFVDLVQRGVYNGLVFHRVVRNPEPFVVQGGDPQGKDEKFPVERLGTGGFIDPQTKQERYVPLEIKPKDAQEPIYSQTFEKAGITVPPQLKHTRGAVAMARSTPPDSASSQFYISLAELQFLDGNYAVFGYVTDGMNVVDKIQQGDRIESAKVTKGIENLKK, encoded by the coding sequence ATGCAGATAAAAATCCAGCGTTGGTTATCGATACTTTTGATTGTTGTAGGTTTGGTGATGGGGGGATGTAGTACGCAAGAAGCGACTCCCCTCAAATCCAGTAACCCAAAAGCCGCTGAAACAGCCTCTGCTCCAGCGGCTGAGCGACCCAGTTCTCAGCAGAGTAATTTGCCAAGACTGGACGGAAAGGCCACAGTGGTACTCAAGGTAAAAGGCTCACCGATCACCATCGAAGTTGATGGAACCAATGCCCCTATTACAGCAGGAAATTTTGTAGACCTTGTCCAGCGAGGCGTCTACAATGGGCTAGTTTTTCACCGGGTTGTGCGAAACCCGGAACCCTTTGTTGTTCAAGGCGGTGATCCTCAAGGGAAAGATGAAAAATTTCCTGTAGAACGCTTGGGAACAGGTGGTTTTATCGATCCCCAAACCAAGCAAGAACGCTATGTCCCTCTGGAGATTAAGCCCAAAGACGCACAAGAGCCGATCTATAGCCAAACGTTCGAGAAAGCCGGTATTACTGTTCCCCCTCAACTCAAACATACTCGTGGTGCGGTGGCGATGGCTCGCTCAACTCCCCCGGACTCGGCTTCGTCACAGTTTTATATTTCCCTAGCCGAACTACAATTTTTGGATGGGAACTATGCGGTTTTTGGGTATGTCACCGATGGAATGAACGTGGTGGACAAGATTCAGCAGGGCGATCGCATTGAGTCAGCTAAGGTGACCAAAGGAATCGAAAATCTCAAGAAATAG
- a CDS encoding FAD-dependent oxidoreductase, whose translation MSQTEQILSQLPGNLLERLRSADQAWQALRDDTAPIPFVVKESQEALGTVDWDVVICGGTLGILIGAALQKRGWRVALIERGILRGREQEWNISRKELEIFLELELLSQAELEQAIATEYNPARISFHQGPDFWIRDVLNIGVDPIFLLDTLKSKFIEAGGQLFEKTSFEGAVVHPDGVFVDAAGGLKTRLLIDAMGHFSPIIKQARQGEKPEGVCLVVGSCAQGFPQNETGDLIVSFTPIQNQCQYFWEAFPARDGRTTYLFTYLDAHPERPSLEFLFEEYLRLLPEYQAVELSQLDFKRVLFGFFPAYRDSPIRLPWSRILPVGDSSGGQSPVSFGGFGSMVRHLKRLTEGIHEALEYDALTQNALKQLQPYQPNIAVTWLFQRAMSVGINQQLPPNQINQLLTGVFQAMEQLGDDVLRPFLQDVVQFSGLSKTLLVTSLTKPGLVLPVIPQVGLITLLDWLIHYINLAIYTGLYPLGPLISGSVKTLPPIPQYYCRRWIESWRYGSGNDH comes from the coding sequence ATGAGCCAAACCGAACAAATTCTCTCTCAGCTACCCGGCAATCTTCTAGAACGCCTTCGGAGTGCAGATCAAGCTTGGCAAGCGTTGCGGGACGACACAGCCCCCATTCCCTTTGTGGTCAAAGAAAGCCAAGAGGCTTTAGGAACCGTGGATTGGGATGTGGTTATCTGTGGTGGCACATTAGGCATTTTAATCGGCGCAGCCCTGCAAAAACGAGGTTGGAGAGTGGCTTTAATTGAACGAGGAATTTTGCGGGGTAGGGAACAGGAGTGGAATATTTCTCGCAAAGAATTAGAAATATTTTTAGAACTTGAGCTACTTTCTCAAGCGGAATTAGAACAAGCGATCGCAACCGAATATAACCCGGCTCGCATCAGCTTTCACCAAGGCCCCGATTTCTGGATACGGGATGTTCTCAACATAGGAGTTGACCCAATTTTTCTCCTCGATACCCTCAAGTCAAAATTTATAGAAGCAGGGGGACAACTGTTTGAAAAGACATCGTTCGAGGGTGCTGTCGTTCATCCCGATGGGGTTTTTGTTGATGCCGCAGGTGGATTAAAAACACGGTTGCTCATCGACGCGATGGGACATTTTTCGCCCATTATCAAACAAGCACGACAAGGCGAAAAACCAGAAGGCGTCTGCTTAGTTGTTGGTAGTTGCGCTCAAGGCTTTCCTCAAAATGAAACAGGCGATTTAATCGTTTCTTTTACACCCATCCAAAATCAATGCCAATATTTTTGGGAAGCATTTCCGGCACGGGATGGTAGAACCACTTATTTATTCACCTATCTGGATGCTCACCCAGAACGCCCCAGTTTGGAGTTTTTATTCGAGGAATACCTGCGCCTGTTGCCAGAATACCAAGCTGTCGAATTATCCCAACTTGATTTTAAACGGGTGCTGTTTGGCTTCTTTCCTGCCTACCGTGACTCGCCGATTCGTCTGCCATGGAGCCGAATTTTACCCGTGGGTGATAGCAGTGGGGGTCAATCTCCTGTAAGTTTTGGTGGGTTTGGCTCCATGGTGAGACATCTCAAGCGCCTGACGGAAGGAATCCATGAAGCCCTGGAATATGATGCTTTAACCCAAAATGCCTTAAAACAGTTACAGCCTTATCAACCGAATATCGCCGTCACCTGGTTATTTCAACGAGCGATGAGCGTTGGGATCAACCAACAGTTACCTCCCAATCAAATTAACCAACTTCTCACCGGCGTCTTTCAGGCAATGGAACAGCTAGGAGACGATGTACTGCGCCCCTTCTTACAAGACGTTGTCCAATTTTCAGGACTATCCAAAACATTATTAGTCACGTCACTCACTAAACCGGGACTTGTATTGCCTGTGATTCCTCAAGTCGGCCTGATAACACTTTTAGATTGGCTGATTCATTACATTAATCTAGCCATCTATACCGGCTTATATCCGTTAGGGCCGCTCATCAGTGGCTCTGTAAAAACACTACCACCAATTCCTCAATATTACTGCCGCCGTTGGATTGAATCATGGCGCTATGGGTCTGGGAATGACCATTGA
- the tnpA gene encoding IS200/IS605 family transposase → MHRNFTQLYLHLVWGTWDRLPLVTPDIQEVIYAAIVKQCSQLECTVITISGMTEHVHLLTGFPPKLTISELVGKVKGNSSHLVSSEIKPGEFFKWQGGYGAFTVSGNQIDQIADYIRNQAQHHRQKSLISDWELS, encoded by the coding sequence ATGCATCGAAATTTTACACAGTTGTACCTTCACCTAGTTTGGGGAACTTGGGATAGATTACCCTTAGTAACACCAGACATTCAGGAAGTCATTTATGCCGCAATTGTTAAGCAATGTAGCCAATTAGAATGCACAGTAATTACCATTAGCGGTATGACAGAACACGTTCACCTATTAACTGGTTTTCCGCCCAAGTTGACTATATCCGAACTCGTCGGCAAAGTTAAAGGCAACTCTTCCCATCTAGTCAGCTCTGAAATCAAACCAGGAGAATTTTTCAAATGGCAAGGTGGCTATGGCGCATTTACAGTCAGTGGCAATCAAATTGATCAAATCGCTGATTACATTCGTAACCAAGCGCAGCACCATCGCCAAAAATCCCTCATCTCCGACTGGGAACTCAGCTAA
- a CDS encoding beta-ketoacyl-ACP synthase produces the protein MAAVEVVVTGIGLLSALGSLESSWQHLTHGKSGIQQHQLFPEFPSRPLALIGQTVTSLKTLTQQVVADALQDADLPLPLPDCGVVIGSSRSCQASWEQLAKRLGRRQDGDTQRLTGETKGYGEFEELSPFLGVPLSTSSSPSPILNLDNWLDTLPHSAAITAARQVGSLGPVLAPMAACATGIWAIAQGMELIQTGQCQRVIAGAVEAPITPLTLTGFDKMGALAQTGAYPFDQRREGLVLGEGAAVLVLESADLVIHRGARVYGKLLGFGLTSDAYHVSAPNPDRRSAIAAVQQCLERSHLSSSDIDYIHAHGTATQLNDYNEAELIQRVFTRQVPVSSTKGATGHTLGASGALGVAFCLKALEHQLLPPCVGLTEPDFELDFVNTPRPSQIRQVLCLSFGFGGQNAVLALAQAST, from the coding sequence TTGGCTGCGGTGGAGGTAGTCGTTACTGGCATCGGTTTGCTCTCAGCTTTAGGTAGTCTGGAATCTAGCTGGCAGCATCTGACCCATGGAAAATCTGGCATCCAGCAGCATCAACTATTTCCAGAGTTTCCCTCCCGTCCCCTAGCGCTGATCGGTCAAACTGTAACGTCCCTCAAAACGCTCACGCAGCAGGTTGTGGCAGATGCCCTTCAGGATGCTGATTTACCTCTGCCATTGCCCGACTGTGGCGTGGTGATTGGCTCAAGTCGTAGCTGTCAGGCATCATGGGAGCAACTCGCCAAAAGACTGGGGAGAAGACAAGATGGGGACACTCAAAGATTGACTGGGGAAACAAAGGGATATGGCGAGTTTGAAGAACTCTCCCCATTCCTGGGTGTTCCCCTTTCAACGTCTTCTTCCCCATCCCCAATCCTAAACTTAGACAATTGGTTGGATACGCTACCGCACAGCGCCGCGATTACAGCCGCTCGTCAAGTTGGGTCACTAGGGCCGGTGCTTGCACCGATGGCGGCTTGTGCGACAGGAATCTGGGCGATCGCTCAAGGCATGGAACTGATCCAGACCGGTCAATGTCAACGAGTTATTGCGGGTGCAGTTGAAGCTCCCATCACTCCACTCACTCTGACCGGATTCGATAAAATGGGTGCTCTGGCTCAAACAGGGGCTTACCCTTTTGATCAGCGGCGGGAAGGTTTAGTCTTAGGAGAAGGAGCGGCTGTCTTAGTCTTAGAGTCAGCCGACTTGGTCATCCATCGAGGTGCTCGAGTTTATGGAAAGTTATTGGGGTTTGGTTTGACGAGTGATGCTTATCATGTCAGTGCCCCAAATCCAGATCGACGCAGTGCGATCGCCGCTGTCCAGCAATGTCTAGAACGGAGTCATCTTTCCTCATCGGATATTGACTACATTCACGCTCATGGTACCGCTACCCAACTCAACGACTACAACGAAGCTGAGTTGATTCAGAGGGTGTTTACAAGGCAGGTTCCGGTTAGTTCGACCAAAGGAGCAACAGGTCATACTCTGGGGGCATCTGGAGCCTTAGGCGTGGCTTTTTGTTTGAAAGCCTTAGAGCATCAACTTTTACCCCCTTGTGTGGGGTTGACGGAACCCGATTTTGAGTTAGATTTCGTAAACACACCTCGCCCAAGCCAGATTCGGCAGGTGCTATGTTTAAGTTTTGGATTTGGCGGTCAGAATGCGGTGCTAGCTTTGGCTCAGGCATCAACGTGA
- the thyD gene encoding thylakoid membrane protein ThyD: MKVAITGATGFVGSRLVEQLQAQGHQPLIFTRNREAALRKFPNLEVVAYTPTESGDWQKAIAGCDAVVHLAGEPIAESRWTPQHKQEILNSRKLGTQKIVEAIAQANPKPQVLVNASAIGYYGTSETATFDETSPAGNDFLAEVCQAWEAEAQKVKEAGVRLVILRFGIVLGDGGALAKMIPPFQFFAGGPIGTGQQWFAWIHREDLVNLIMEALNRSDMEGVFNATAPNPVRMSELSEKLGDVLHRPSWLPVPSFALEALLGEGAKVVLEGQQVLPKRTISYGFKYQYPIVKEALAEILSSS; encoded by the coding sequence ATGAAAGTAGCAATTACTGGAGCAACTGGATTTGTGGGCAGTCGCCTTGTGGAGCAACTCCAGGCACAAGGACATCAGCCGCTTATATTCACCCGCAATCGGGAAGCGGCGTTACGCAAGTTCCCCAATTTGGAAGTTGTAGCCTATACGCCGACTGAATCCGGTGACTGGCAAAAAGCGATCGCAGGTTGTGATGCTGTAGTACATCTCGCTGGAGAACCGATCGCAGAGAGTCGGTGGACACCGCAGCACAAACAGGAGATTCTCAACAGCCGCAAGTTGGGCACGCAAAAAATAGTAGAAGCCATTGCTCAAGCGAATCCCAAGCCACAAGTCTTAGTGAACGCTTCTGCGATCGGCTACTACGGAACAAGCGAAACCGCTACCTTTGACGAAACCAGTCCTGCGGGTAACGATTTTCTCGCCGAAGTCTGTCAAGCTTGGGAAGCCGAAGCCCAGAAGGTGAAAGAGGCCGGTGTCCGACTGGTGATTCTCCGGTTTGGGATTGTCCTAGGAGATGGTGGCGCACTTGCCAAAATGATACCCCCATTCCAATTCTTTGCGGGTGGCCCCATTGGTACAGGTCAGCAGTGGTTTGCTTGGATTCACCGGGAAGACCTTGTCAACTTGATTATGGAAGCTTTAAACCGATCTGACATGGAGGGTGTTTTCAATGCCACTGCACCCAATCCCGTCCGGATGTCAGAACTCTCTGAGAAGCTGGGGGATGTTCTCCATCGTCCTTCCTGGTTGCCAGTGCCTAGTTTCGCCCTAGAAGCGCTGCTGGGCGAAGGGGCTAAAGTTGTTTTAGAAGGTCAACAGGTACTTCCCAAAAGAACCATTAGCTATGGTTTTAAATATCAATATCCCATCGTCAAGGAAGCTTTGGCAGAAATTTTGAGTTCTAGCTAG
- the psbD gene encoding photosystem II D2 protein (photosystem q(a) protein), translating into MTIAVGRAASTRGWFDVLDDWLKRDRFVFVGWSGLLLFPCAYLALGGWLTGTTFVTSWYTHGLASSYLEGCNFLTAAVSTPADSMGHSLLLLWGPEAQGNFIRWCQIGGLWPFVALHGAFGLIGFMLRQFEISRLVGIRPYNAIAFSAPIAVFVSVFLMYPLGQSSWFFAPSFGVAGIFRFILFVQGFHNFTLNPFHMMGVAGVLGGALLCAIHGATVENTLFEDGDKANTFRAFNPTQAEETYSMVTANRFWSQIFGIAFSNKRWLHFFMLFVPVTGLWMASIGIIGLALNLRAYDFVSQELRAAEDPEFETFYTKNILLNEGLRAWMAPQDQPHEHFEFPEEVLPRGNAL; encoded by the coding sequence ATGACAATAGCAGTCGGACGCGCGGCAAGTACGAGAGGATGGTTTGACGTCCTCGACGACTGGCTAAAGCGCGATCGCTTCGTTTTCGTCGGCTGGTCCGGCCTGCTGCTGTTCCCCTGCGCTTACCTAGCGCTAGGCGGCTGGCTGACCGGCACCACCTTTGTCACCTCGTGGTACACCCACGGATTGGCCTCTTCTTACCTAGAAGGCTGTAACTTCCTGACCGCCGCCGTATCAACGCCTGCCGACAGCATGGGACACTCCCTGCTGTTGTTGTGGGGACCCGAAGCCCAAGGCAACTTCATCCGTTGGTGCCAAATCGGCGGGTTGTGGCCCTTTGTCGCCCTGCACGGAGCCTTCGGTTTAATCGGGTTCATGCTCCGGCAATTTGAAATCTCACGGTTGGTGGGGATTCGTCCTTACAACGCCATTGCGTTCTCTGCACCGATTGCCGTATTCGTCAGCGTGTTTTTGATGTACCCCTTGGGACAGTCAAGCTGGTTCTTTGCTCCCAGCTTTGGAGTGGCGGGAATTTTCCGCTTCATCCTGTTCGTACAAGGGTTCCACAACTTCACCCTCAACCCCTTCCACATGATGGGAGTGGCGGGTGTATTAGGTGGAGCGCTGCTGTGCGCCATCCACGGGGCAACCGTAGAGAACACCCTGTTTGAAGACGGGGACAAAGCCAACACCTTCCGGGCGTTCAACCCCACCCAAGCGGAAGAGACCTATTCCATGGTCACCGCTAACCGCTTCTGGTCGCAAATCTTCGGAATTGCCTTCTCCAACAAGCGCTGGTTGCACTTCTTCATGCTGTTCGTGCCCGTGACGGGATTGTGGATGGCCTCGATTGGGATTATTGGCTTAGCGCTGAACCTTCGGGCTTATGACTTCGTCTCTCAAGAGTTACGAGCCGCCGAAGACCCAGAGTTTGAAACGTTCTACACCAAAAACATTCTGTTGAACGAAGGTCTACGGGCTTGGATGGCTCCTCAAGACCAACCCCACGAGCACTTTGAGTTCCCTGAGGAAGTTCTTCCTCGCGGTAATGCTCTGTAA
- the psbC gene encoding photosystem II reaction center protein CP43: MVTLSSNSIVAGNRDQESSGFAWWAGNARLINLSGKLLGAHVAHSGLIVFWAGAMTLFEVAHFVPEKPMYEQGLILLPHLATLGWGVGPGGEVIDTFPYFVVGVLHLISSAVLGLGGIYHAVRGPETLEEYSSFFGYDWKDKNKMTTILGFHLIMLGLGALLLVAKAMFFGGVYDTWAPGGGDVRVITNPTLNPAIIFGYLLKAPFGGEGWIISVNNMEDIIGGHIWVGLVCIAGGIWHILTKPFAWSRRASIWSGEAYLSYSLGALSMMGFIAACFVWFNNTAYPSEFYGPTGPEASQAQALTFLIRDQRLGANVGSAQGPTGLGKYLMRSPTGEIIFGGETMRFWDFQGPWLEPLRGPNGLDLNKINNDIQPWQARRAAEYMTHAPLGSLNSVGGVATEINSFNYVSPRSWLACFHFVMGFFFLVGHLWHAGRARAAVAGFEKGIDRATEPVMSMPDLD, from the coding sequence GTGGTAACACTCTCTAGTAATTCAATCGTTGCGGGAAATCGTGACCAAGAATCATCAGGTTTTGCCTGGTGGGCTGGTAATGCCCGTCTGATCAACCTCTCCGGTAAATTGTTGGGTGCTCACGTTGCCCACTCTGGACTCATTGTCTTCTGGGCTGGAGCTATGACCTTGTTTGAGGTCGCTCACTTTGTACCCGAAAAGCCCATGTACGAACAGGGCTTAATCTTACTGCCTCACCTAGCCACTCTGGGCTGGGGTGTTGGCCCTGGTGGTGAAGTTATCGATACCTTCCCCTACTTTGTGGTCGGTGTGCTGCACCTCATCTCCTCTGCCGTTTTAGGCTTAGGCGGTATCTATCACGCTGTTCGTGGCCCAGAAACCTTAGAAGAGTACTCCTCCTTCTTTGGTTATGACTGGAAAGACAAGAACAAGATGACCACCATCTTGGGCTTCCACCTGATCATGTTGGGATTGGGTGCCCTGCTGTTGGTCGCCAAGGCGATGTTCTTTGGTGGTGTGTATGACACTTGGGCACCCGGTGGTGGTGACGTGCGTGTCATTACTAACCCGACTCTGAACCCAGCCATTATCTTCGGTTACCTGCTGAAGGCTCCCTTCGGTGGCGAAGGCTGGATTATCAGCGTCAACAACATGGAAGACATCATCGGCGGTCATATTTGGGTCGGCTTGGTCTGTATCGCTGGTGGCATTTGGCACATCCTGACTAAGCCGTTTGCTTGGTCTCGTCGCGCCTCCATCTGGTCTGGAGAAGCTTACCTCTCCTACAGCTTGGGCGCTTTGTCCATGATGGGTTTCATTGCCGCTTGCTTTGTCTGGTTTAACAATACCGCTTACCCCAGCGAATTCTACGGCCCCACTGGTCCTGAGGCTTCTCAAGCTCAAGCCTTAACTTTCTTGATTCGTGACCAACGCTTAGGTGCTAACGTCGGTTCTGCTCAAGGCCCCACGGGTCTGGGTAAATATCTGATGCGCTCTCCCACTGGCGAAATCATCTTCGGTGGTGAAACAATGCGCTTCTGGGATTTCCAAGGCCCCTGGTTAGAGCCTTTGCGTGGACCCAACGGTCTTGACCTGAACAAGATCAACAATGATATTCAGCCTTGGCAAGCTCGCCGTGCGGCTGAGTACATGACACATGCTCCTCTGGGTTCTTTGAACTCCGTGGGTGGTGTGGCTACGGAGATCAACTCCTTTAACTATGTGTCTCCGCGTTCTTGGTTGGCTTGTTTCCACTTTGTCATGGGCTTCTTCTTCCTTGTCGGTCACCTGTGGCACGCGGGTCGCGCCCGTGCGGCAGTGGCTGGATTTGAGAAAGGAATCGACCGTGCTACTGAGCCGGTGATGTCCATGCCCGACCTTGACTAG
- a CDS encoding photosystem I assembly protein Ycf4 codes for MTAQTTQRENRVISQPILGSRRFSNYWWAIIVSVGATGFFLAALSSYTKVNLLPVGDATQLIFIPQGAAMGFYGLAGLLLALYLWLVILLDVGGGYNEFSKETGMVKIFRWGFPGKNRRIEFSCRLQDVQSIRVEIKEGLNPKRALYLRAKDRREIPLTRVGQPLSLSELENQGAEIARFLAVPLEGL; via the coding sequence ATGACAGCACAAACAACCCAGCGCGAGAATCGCGTCATTAGTCAGCCGATTTTAGGATCTCGCCGATTCAGTAACTACTGGTGGGCAATCATTGTTTCTGTGGGAGCAACAGGCTTTTTCTTGGCAGCGCTCTCAAGTTACACCAAGGTGAATCTGCTTCCCGTTGGAGATGCGACTCAGTTAATATTTATCCCTCAGGGGGCGGCGATGGGGTTCTATGGCCTTGCAGGTCTGCTCTTAGCCCTTTACCTGTGGCTGGTTATTTTGTTGGACGTTGGGGGCGGTTACAATGAATTCAGCAAAGAAACTGGTATGGTGAAAATTTTTCGCTGGGGATTTCCTGGGAAGAACCGTCGTATCGAGTTTAGCTGTCGCCTACAAGATGTCCAGTCGATTCGAGTAGAGATCAAAGAAGGTCTTAACCCAAAGAGAGCGCTTTATCTGCGGGCTAAAGATCGCCGAGAAATTCCTCTGACTCGCGTTGGGCAGCCCCTATCCTTGTCTGAACTGGAAAATCAGGGCGCAGAAATCGCTCGTTTTCTGGCAGTTCCCCTAGAGGGCTTGTAA
- a CDS encoding sensor histidine kinase: MELKSHKFISFFEPEQASELCRIAIVEDLPDQTLIFDEGDPADFLYLVLAGQVEFRKRISPNHYQTLTKALPNGFFGELGILDGQPRSTQAIACQEATLAKIPGNGLMQILENTKGSVAIKLFSYMIQRLRDSTDEYVKQVVHKEKMVLLGEMLNTVIHDFKSPLSGINLASGMIQELHSDEETVEWCYLIQAQAHRMSAMAEEFLEFVRGNSVLNKQPINLAVVLQLFEKLNRVYFHEAQVEFVIQAADVVVNVDENKLLRVVQNLVGNAVEAFKGCGGRVELTAWVNESGVNIKIRDNGPGIPEAIKDRLFEAFVTYGKHSGTGLGTAIAKSIIDAHGGQISFESSCQEGTTFYINLPL; encoded by the coding sequence ATGGAACTGAAATCGCATAAATTTATATCCTTTTTTGAGCCTGAACAAGCTTCAGAACTATGCCGCATAGCGATTGTCGAAGACTTACCTGATCAGACCCTGATTTTTGATGAAGGCGATCCCGCCGATTTCTTGTACCTGGTTTTAGCCGGTCAAGTGGAGTTTAGAAAACGAATCAGCCCTAATCACTATCAAACCCTAACCAAAGCTCTGCCGAATGGTTTTTTCGGGGAACTTGGAATTTTGGATGGACAACCCCGAAGCACTCAAGCCATTGCTTGTCAAGAGGCCACTTTAGCCAAGATTCCAGGTAATGGTCTGATGCAAATCTTGGAAAACACAAAAGGCAGTGTAGCCATTAAGTTATTTAGTTACATGATTCAACGTCTCAGGGACTCCACAGACGAATATGTGAAACAAGTGGTTCACAAAGAAAAAATGGTTCTGCTTGGGGAGATGCTGAACACGGTTATCCATGATTTTAAAAGTCCTTTGAGTGGGATTAATCTAGCTAGTGGCATGATTCAAGAGCTTCACTCAGATGAAGAGACCGTTGAATGGTGCTATTTGATTCAAGCCCAGGCTCATCGAATGTCAGCCATGGCAGAAGAATTCTTGGAATTTGTGCGGGGCAATTCCGTATTAAATAAACAGCCAATTAACCTTGCTGTGGTATTGCAGCTTTTTGAAAAACTCAATCGTGTTTACTTCCACGAGGCACAGGTTGAGTTTGTGATTCAAGCAGCAGACGTAGTCGTGAATGTTGATGAAAACAAACTCTTGCGTGTTGTACAAAATTTGGTGGGGAATGCGGTTGAGGCGTTTAAGGGCTGTGGGGGGCGTGTGGAACTGACCGCTTGGGTGAACGAGTCAGGCGTAAATATCAAGATTCGCGATAACGGCCCAGGCATTCCAGAAGCGATTAAAGACCGCTTATTTGAGGCATTTGTCACCTATGGGAAACATAGTGGCACGGGATTGGGAACCGCGATCGCCAAATCGATTATTGATGCTCATGGGGGGCAGATTTCTTTTGAGTCCAGTTGCCAGGAAGGAACGACTTTTTACATCAATCTGCCGTTGTGA